The region ATTGTGTTTGTCCTTCTGGCATATCGTTTAGCATTCCATTCATCCTTTCGTGTTGGGCAGCTGCTCAATTTTTACGTTGGGCACTTCAAATCCACATGCCAGCATCAACCTCCGCATTGCAATCTCGCTGTTGTGGCGCCCCTTCACACGGCACAAATTATGCGCCGCATCCGAAATTTCAATCAGCTTGGTACTTCCGGTTTCGTGCGCCACAAAATCCCACGCCATGCGCATCCGTTCGCCAACCGTTGTTTCGCCGGTGTAGTCATCAATCAAAAACCATAAATCGGTCAGTTGTTTATCCGTCGGTTCCATGTTTCTCCCTTTCATATGCTGCCCAACCCGGCGGTCAAGCGGGACTGCCGCAAAAGCGCGTCAGTCCCTTACCTTGACGTTAGAGGGCTTATCATCGCTTTCGTATAATTCCCACAAGTTGTCATATAATATCTTTTCCATTTCCGGGGGGAGTCGCTGCATATCTGGCGGGTAATGTTCGCAGCCAGTGATGTAACCGAGAGGGCTATCTATACACTGTTTCCCGCATTTCTCGCATATAAAATTACTCATGGTTCAGCCCTCTAACCCTACGCTCAACCGGAGCGCGGCCAGCGTGATGTGTTATTTATCGGTCAGGCGCAGCGCGCCCGGTTAGCTCCACGTTATGCCTCTTTGTCATCAGCGCGCCTTGTCGATCACCGTGTCGCGCGAATACAGCGGGATAAGCCACAACAGCCACCACGTCTCGCGCCGATATATCTCAGTCACCTTGTCACTGTTGGCCCATCCGCGTTCCCAAACCCTTGCGCGGCGTTTCAAAAACTTGTCGGTCTTGCGAATCATGTTTTTGTCCTTTCTTCGTTGCCAGCAGAGCCTAACCCTGCATTCGAGCGGGACAGCCCAGAATGCGGTTTTTCGCAGCACGAGTACAGAACGCTTCCCTTCGTTCCTTCGGCAATAAAGTCTGATGGCTTTCCGCATCCTTTAAATTCGCACGGAGGTCTAGAGTAAAAATTTCTTCCGCCTGCCAGACCTCTTGGGTAAAACTTGAATTCTTCTTTCATCGTTCCATTCCTTGTTAAAACCGGCGCATAACCCTCCATTCAAGGCGGACTCCTATCGGAGCCGCTTAATTTCACGTTGGGCACCCTCTTTGAAAGATGTCGTATCAGCGCTTTTGACGGTATGGCCCGAATCTGTGTCCGCGCTTTTCTTCCTCGCTTATGCATCATATTTTTTGCAATTGCATAGAAAATTAATTTCCTTTCGTTTTCTTGTTTTAAAAATAGACAAGAAAGTAGCAGGTATCTATCAACTTTAGTGCCCAACACATCATTCAAGCGGGACTGCCCTTCTGCGCGGCTTTCATTATTCAATTCAGTCTGGTCGTTCATTTCTCTGTTATCCTTTCTCTATGGTGCAGCCCCTTAATTTATCGTTATGCCTCACTGTGCGCCCTCACTTTGCGTAGCTTGGCCGCGTACTTCCGCAGCCGATCGGCGTCATCCCGATGTACCCACTCTTGCACCAGCACTAATCCAGCTTCGCGCTTGCGTTCACGTTCTTCGGCCTTGCGCTGTGCCGCTGGCGCTGCCGTCATTTGCACTGCTCGCAGTCACACAGTTTCGCTCCGCGCACTTCGGCCATTGCTTCGCGCTTTGTATCAAATCCCCGCACATGCTCTCCGCGTTCTTCAAACCGCCACCCCTTTACCAGTGTCACAATCAGGCTGTTGCCGATTGACCGTTCATCGTCCCAATGCTCAATTTTCTTGTGCTTCATGATCTGTTCCTTTGTTAAGTTACATGGCCATTATAGCATGTGACATGTCACAAGTCAAGTACGGAATAACCCTACGTTCGAGCGGACTGCTGAGAAGTGCAGCCCCTCAACTACACGTTGGGCGCTTATTATCTATGGCCTCACGCAACGCAAACCAGATCGCAGTCAATGTGTCCATCAACGCTTTGATGGCGCAAACCCATCCCATCGTGTTAAAATGGAAACCGAAGCTGAGAATGGCAGCGATTATCCAAAGCACGGAAATCACTTCTTCACTCATGCTGCGCGTCCATGCTTTCTTGCCGAGGCGCTCTAACCTTACGGTCAAGCGGGACTGCCCGCCAGCGTCGTCGTTTTCAGTTTGTGACTGTTCCATCTTCATCGCTCCGTTCATAGTTCATCGGGCGTACAGCCCCTTAACTCATACGTTATATGCCTATTTTTCTTCCTTCACAGTGGGAATATCAATCCAGTCAGACCAGTCATGGGAGGTATACCACCTTGTTCTATGTTGCAACTTTTTCCCTATAAGCTTATGCCCATCAATCGCCGATTTCCTTGCACAAGCAGCATCAAATAATGTCCTGTAGCTGCCTAGATGTATTTTTTCATTTTTAAAATCTATAGATGCAATCCATCTCAAATCCCTGTTTCTGTAAAAAACACCCTTTATCCCTGATTTATTAGTTTTTTGTATCCTTGTATTTATAACTTGCTGTGTTTTTGTTGCCCATCTGCAATTTTCTTTTGAATACCCTTTGTCATTATCAATCCGGTCAAGAGAATGATTTTTAGATGGCTTAAATCCCATGTCTTTTATAAAAGCCTCAAATGAAGAATTCCATTCATCGGACACAGTGATTCCTCGCCCGCCATAATAAGGATATGCTTTATCTGTAACACAATTACATCTATATCGCATTCCCTTCCAATTAAAATATTCACTGTAACTCTCGTATGGTTTTCCGTTTAACATTTATTTACCCCTTCGCCAGTTCCAGTGCTGCGTCTTTATTGTCGGTCATGTTAATCCTCCATTTCAATCTCATACGGCAGGGCTACTTTAACAATTCCAAGGTTGCAGCTTGAATATGGCTTGGTTATTTTCTCTAGCGCTTGCACTGCGTCCTCTCGGCGTAGGTGTAATCCAGACAAAGGATATAAAACCTCCCCTCGTTTCATCATTACTACTATGTAAAATTCTAGGGGCATGCTAAGTCTCCATTTTCCTGTGGTCGTTCTGTGTTCATTTAATCCTCCACGAAATGTTTACGTCCAGATGGTTTCTTTTCTTCCCTCAATTTCGAGCAAGTCTCATTGCAAAAACATCTCGAACACTCCAAGTCTTTCATCTCTTTTGGATACGCCTTCCACCATATGATGCAGGCCGCAAAGAGAATAAAAGCTGCCAATATTGCACCGATTAAGATTTCCATATCACCCCCTAATGTGTAAGTATTCTATCAGGGTAATTAAACCTTGTCAACCTTTATCAAGAATAATTCCCACATTGACGGGTGCATCCTGGACTTGCCTAATTCGTAAGTCCTCCATGTACGCTCATTGGTATAGACTACAGAAGCCGCTATACGTTGAGATAGAGCACCCCTAGCACGTTTTATTTCAGTGATTGACGGGACATGGCCGCCAGCAGATCGGTTACGCTCCATTCTTAATCTCCTTTATATTCCATTTTTTGCAGACCCATTAAGTTTGTGCCATGCACAATGACATTTAGAGCAAAGCCATCTAACATTTAAAGGATAAGCATAATCGTCATGATGACCATGAAGCCTATGTGTATTATCACAACATTCGCATTTAGATGATTTAATTAACTTACCATCTCTAACTGCGTTATTTACTAAATTTGATGCATGTCGCTTAATAACATTATTATCATTCCATTTGTGTTTTGCTCTATTAAAAGCAAGTTTCCCAGCATCAGTTTTTGCATATTCGTCACGTGCTAAAACTCTGTTTGGATTAAATGCACGTGCTTTGTCATATTCTCTGTAATAATCAAGTTTCAGAGTCCTGTTTTCTCTAACATCTTTTTTATTACACTCTTTACACTTATTAACTCTCCCATCTTTCATTTCAGGATGTTTATAAAACATATCTAATGGAAGAGTTTTTAAGCATTTAAAACAAGTTTTTGTAGTCATATTCGTCACCCTATTTATGTACGCCCCGAGTGATATTATAACTTAGAAGGGGCTTAATTAAAAGGTATGTCTGATTCAAAAGAATCTAGACTCGATGTAGTGGTCGCAGTCGTCTGCGGCTTTTTTGATTCAGCAACCTCATCCTTGCGCTGGAAGTTTACTGACATGAATTTACCCTTCTTCCCTTCTTTAATCCAAGCTGCAAACTTGTACTCGAATCCGTCAACCATGCCGCTTCCAGTGTAGTCTGGAGCTTTTTCATTGCCTTTTTTGTCGTTTTTGAAAAGTACGCCTGAGTTATCACGCTGTTCGAATGCCATATTATTTACCTTCCTTTTCTTTAAGTTCCTGATTGTATTTTTTAATCCCTGATCGTACTTTGCTGTCTAGCTTGTCCCAAATCCACGTCTTTTCATCTGCATCTAGGTTATGGCCTGCCAGTAAATCGGCGGCTGCTGCGTAATCATCTTTAAGCCATTTCACTCCTTCCACAATTTCATTCAAGTATTTCAGTTCTTCTTCATCTGGCTGGAATAATTCATTAGCAGTAGGCTTATGAACTCCTTTGCCTTTGTTCTCACTTCCTGTTGTTGCATCCAAAGAATCGTGTTCTACAATTTCCAAAGCATTCACCCATAAGTAACGCCTGATGTACGTCATGGAAGCGCCAAGGTTCTGCACGTCATGGCAACCTTTAAGAGCCGCTGTTGCCATTGGGCATTCAAAAGTAATATAGCCAGAATCTCCATCTGTAACACAAAGCGTTGCTTTTTCTGCTGAAAAGGAAACAGTCCCACACAATCCAACTTCAGCGAAAATCTGCTGAGTCTGCGGCAGGAAGTCTCCCAATTCAAAATAATCATAATTGCTGAATTTGTTAACCCCACTCTTTTTAAGAGGCATATTTTGTAATTTAATTCTTGCATCCATCAACTTCTTATGAACAGACATTTTTACTCTCCTTTTTTAACATTCTTGTAGCCCTCATTTTTTCTTTTGTTTCGTTTGTGTGTGGTATTCCAAGTCTATTTTTATTACCAATTCTGGAGATAGACATATTCTTTTTTGCTTCCTCGGTAAATGGTTTTCTTTTTTTCCCAATTTTTGATTGAGATATTTTCTTTTTTGTTTCTTCTGTAACTGGTTTTTTTGGCTTCAACCTACGAGCATCCCATGCTGCCTTCATCTTTGCTTTTGTTTCCTCTGAGTGCTTTCTACCATACCAATTACCAGCAGTTGGTAATATGTTGTAACCATTTTTAACGCTATTCTTATA is a window of Elusimicrobiota bacterium DNA encoding:
- a CDS encoding AP2 domain-containing protein, translated to MLNGKPYESYSEYFNWKGMRYRCNCVTDKAYPYYGGRGITVSDEWNSSFEAFIKDMGFKPSKNHSLDRIDNDKGYSKENCRWATKTQQVINTRIQKTNKSGIKGVFYRNRDLRWIASIDFKNEKIHLGSYRTLFDAACARKSAIDGHKLIGKKLQHRTRWYTSHDWSDWIDIPTVKEEK
- a CDS encoding XRE family transcriptional regulator translates to MERNRSAGGHVPSITEIKRARGALSQRIAASVVYTNERTWRTYELGKSRMHPSMWELFLIKVDKV
- a CDS encoding ERF family protein gives rise to the protein MSVHKKLMDARIKLQNMPLKKSGVNKFSNYDYFELGDFLPQTQQIFAEVGLCGTVSFSAEKATLCVTDGDSGYITFECPMATAALKGCHDVQNLGASMTYIRRYLWVNALEIVEHDSLDATTGSENKGKGVHKPTANELFQPDEEELKYLNEIVEGVKWLKDDYAAAADLLAGHNLDADEKTWIWDKLDSKVRSGIKKYNQELKEKEGK
- a CDS encoding NUMOD3 domain-containing DNA-binding protein → MKHTGIYEITNLVTGKVYIGSAVNFVKRKRCHISTLQSGTHRNDKLQKSFNKHGIDCFEFKLIVICSEKDLLMYEQLIIDYKNSVKNGYNILPTAGNWYGRKHSEETKAKMKAAWDARRLKPKKPVTEETKKKISQSKIGKKRKPFTEEAKKNMSISRIGNKNRLGIPHTNETKEKMRATRMLKKESKNVCS